A genomic segment from Lignipirellula cremea encodes:
- a CDS encoding outer membrane protein assembly factor BamB family protein produces MPNNFPPLCSSLLAAVALCLPYASAAPASAGEWPQILGPQRNAQASNETLAARWPATGPKVLWKAKVGDGFAGPVIQGDTVVVFHRVGNNERLEALSIADGSSQWTTDFPASYQARINPDNGPRCTPLIHGDRVYAFGAAGDLYCVDLKSGRKIWTRGLYADYRGDEGYFGAGSTPIVAGDKLIVNVGGAREQAGLVALSLDTGKTVWKGTDEAASYSSPVLANLHGKTLALFITRMHAMGVDPTTGAVRFSVPFGKLGPTVNAASPVVFGDHVFLSSSYGVGSRVIRIPATGEPQEIWNNEVLASQYSTSIYHDGYLYGSDGREDFHNGQLRCVNALTGEVAWTADEVNVANLILADGKLLIVQVEGEIALAEVTPEAYRPLATARIADGVTRALPALSQGRLFVRLSDRDNSQILCLEVGK; encoded by the coding sequence ATGCCCAATAATTTCCCCCCTCTCTGCTCCAGCCTGCTGGCTGCCGTCGCCCTTTGCCTGCCGTATGCATCCGCCGCGCCCGCCAGCGCAGGCGAATGGCCGCAAATCCTTGGCCCCCAGCGGAACGCCCAGGCCAGTAACGAAACGCTGGCCGCCCGCTGGCCGGCCACTGGCCCGAAAGTTCTGTGGAAAGCGAAAGTCGGCGACGGTTTTGCCGGACCCGTGATTCAGGGCGATACGGTTGTCGTTTTTCATCGGGTAGGCAATAACGAACGCCTGGAAGCACTCTCGATCGCTGACGGCAGTTCGCAATGGACGACCGATTTCCCCGCCAGTTACCAGGCTCGGATAAACCCCGATAACGGCCCACGATGCACCCCTTTGATCCATGGGGACCGCGTGTACGCCTTTGGGGCCGCCGGCGATTTGTACTGCGTGGATCTCAAATCGGGGCGAAAAATCTGGACGCGCGGCCTGTACGCAGATTACCGCGGCGATGAAGGCTATTTTGGGGCGGGCAGCACGCCGATCGTGGCGGGCGACAAGTTGATCGTCAATGTGGGCGGCGCTCGCGAGCAGGCCGGTCTGGTGGCCCTGTCGCTGGATACCGGAAAAACCGTGTGGAAGGGAACCGACGAAGCCGCCAGCTATTCGTCCCCGGTGCTGGCGAATCTCCATGGCAAAACGCTGGCCCTGTTTATCACCCGCATGCACGCGATGGGGGTCGATCCGACCACCGGAGCCGTGCGTTTCAGCGTGCCGTTCGGCAAGCTGGGACCGACCGTCAATGCGGCGTCGCCGGTCGTCTTTGGCGACCATGTTTTTCTCTCCTCTAGTTACGGCGTCGGTTCCCGCGTGATCAGGATCCCGGCCACCGGCGAGCCCCAGGAGATCTGGAACAACGAAGTACTGGCCAGCCAGTACAGCACCAGTATTTATCACGACGGCTATCTCTACGGCAGCGACGGCCGTGAGGACTTTCACAACGGCCAGTTGCGCTGCGTGAACGCTCTGACGGGCGAAGTCGCCTGGACGGCCGATGAGGTCAACGTCGCCAACCTGATCCTGGCGGACGGCAAGCTGCTGATCGTTCAAGTCGAGGGCGAAATCGCCCTGGCCGAGGTCACGCCGGAAGCATACCGCCCGCTGGCGACCGCCCGGATCGCCGATGGCGTCACGCGGGCCTTGCCGGCCCTGTCCCAGGGACGCCTGTTTGTTCGACTTTCCGATCGCGATAACAGCCAGATCCTGTGCCTGGAAGTCGGCAAGTAG
- a CDS encoding ABC transporter permease has product MPRSDVPFYLMLLVLGGVYVVLLVGMLAADVVYMMTSDGTDTFALPAWLEWARVVLRPVLGMLAALGKPEIQYSIKLTMISCFFTAILSVLVAVPLGYSLSRFRFPGRTLLDAMLDIPIVLPPLVVGLSLLILFQFWPFNLASGMVVYKIPAVILAQFMVAAAFAVRTMRATFDQIDPRPEQVALTLGCNHGQAFRMVAFPLARQGMVTAGTLSWARALGEFGPLLIFAGATRNKTEVLSTTVFLELSIGNLEAAVAVSLIMVLAAMIVLVIARVWGTGSLGRI; this is encoded by the coding sequence ATGCCGCGGTCCGACGTCCCCTTTTACCTGATGTTGCTGGTGCTGGGCGGCGTTTACGTCGTGCTGCTGGTCGGCATGCTGGCGGCGGATGTCGTTTATATGATGACGTCCGACGGAACGGATACGTTCGCCCTGCCGGCCTGGCTGGAGTGGGCCCGCGTGGTGCTGCGTCCCGTTCTGGGGATGCTGGCCGCGCTCGGCAAGCCCGAGATTCAATACTCCATCAAGCTGACGATGATCTCCTGTTTTTTCACGGCGATCCTGTCGGTGCTGGTGGCGGTGCCGCTGGGTTATTCGCTCTCGCGATTCCGGTTTCCGGGCCGCACGCTGCTTGACGCCATGCTGGACATTCCGATCGTGCTGCCGCCGCTGGTGGTGGGACTGAGCTTGCTGATTCTGTTCCAGTTCTGGCCGTTCAATCTGGCCAGCGGGATGGTGGTCTACAAGATTCCCGCAGTGATCCTGGCTCAGTTCATGGTGGCGGCCGCCTTTGCGGTGCGGACCATGCGGGCGACCTTTGACCAGATCGACCCACGGCCGGAACAGGTGGCGCTGACGCTGGGCTGTAACCACGGCCAGGCGTTCCGCATGGTGGCGTTTCCGCTGGCTCGTCAGGGGATGGTTACGGCCGGCACGCTCTCCTGGGCCCGTGCGCTAGGCGAGTTTGGACCGCTGCTGATCTTTGCCGGCGCCACCCGGAACAAGACCGAAGTGCTGTCGACCACCGTCTTCCTGGAGCTGAGCATCGGCAACCTGGAAGCGGCCGTCGCCGTGTCGCTGATCATGGTGCTGGCGGCGATGATCGTGCTGGTCATCGCCCGGGTCTGGGGGACCGGTTCGCTGGGACGGATCTAA
- the modA gene encoding molybdate ABC transporter substrate-binding protein has translation MPFPLRPGNANGFYVAILGGIGLLALLGVMLYSMGNPSSTTPSPAADGDAGSSQQNGDLLLYCAAGIRPPVEQIAADYEREYGVKVQLMYGGSNSLLSQIEIAKVGDLYLAADQSYIELAQKKGLVRESLPLAVMKPVIMVKKGNPKKIQTVDDLLRDDVRTALGNPDQAAIGKTTRTLLLKSGHWKKLEKHVTQTGVFKPTVPEVANDVKLGVADAAVVWDTTLALYPDCEAVSVPEFDLGVANIAVGVLSNTPRSAAALRFARYMAASDKGQKVFQEKGYSMLKGDPWVETPELTFFCGSVNRRAVEGVIKAFEEREGVRINTVYNGCGILTGTMKTIHDQNQTGGFPDVYMACDRYYLDSVEDWFQEDVDISDTSVVIAVPKGNPGNIQSLQDLTKPGLKIAMGQPEQCTIGAITRQLLEAHNVYDEVMENVVTQTATSALLVPTVTTRSVDAALAYATDTLPEASKIDTIFIESNAAKAVQPFAIARSSEQKQLARRFYAAIAAARDPFESAGFHFRIPAGKLESPSTTP, from the coding sequence ATGCCCTTTCCACTTCGACCAGGCAACGCCAACGGATTCTATGTCGCCATCCTCGGCGGCATCGGACTCCTGGCGTTGCTGGGAGTCATGCTCTATTCCATGGGTAATCCGTCCTCGACTACGCCATCGCCCGCAGCAGATGGCGACGCGGGTTCGTCGCAGCAGAATGGCGACTTGCTGCTGTACTGCGCCGCAGGGATTCGACCGCCTGTCGAACAGATCGCGGCGGACTATGAACGCGAGTACGGCGTGAAGGTGCAGCTGATGTATGGCGGTTCGAACTCGTTGCTCAGCCAGATTGAAATCGCGAAAGTCGGCGATCTTTATCTGGCGGCCGATCAAAGCTACATCGAGCTGGCCCAGAAGAAAGGCCTCGTCCGCGAGAGCTTGCCGCTGGCTGTCATGAAGCCGGTCATCATGGTGAAAAAAGGGAACCCCAAAAAGATCCAGACCGTCGACGACCTGCTGCGCGACGACGTCCGCACGGCGCTCGGCAATCCCGACCAGGCAGCCATCGGCAAAACCACCCGGACCCTGCTTCTGAAGTCCGGGCATTGGAAAAAACTTGAAAAGCATGTGACGCAGACCGGCGTGTTCAAACCGACCGTGCCCGAAGTGGCCAACGACGTGAAGCTGGGCGTGGCGGATGCGGCGGTGGTCTGGGACACGACCCTGGCGTTGTATCCCGACTGTGAGGCCGTTAGCGTGCCTGAATTTGACCTGGGCGTGGCGAACATTGCCGTCGGCGTCCTCAGCAATACGCCGCGTTCTGCGGCCGCACTGCGGTTCGCGCGGTACATGGCGGCAAGCGACAAGGGGCAGAAGGTTTTCCAGGAAAAGGGGTACTCGATGCTCAAAGGCGATCCCTGGGTGGAAACGCCTGAGCTGACCTTCTTCTGCGGATCCGTGAATCGTCGCGCGGTCGAAGGCGTCATCAAAGCGTTTGAAGAGCGCGAAGGCGTACGGATCAACACGGTGTATAACGGCTGCGGGATTCTCACCGGCACCATGAAAACGATCCACGACCAGAACCAGACCGGCGGGTTTCCCGATGTGTACATGGCGTGCGACCGGTATTACCTGGATTCGGTCGAGGACTGGTTCCAGGAAGATGTCGACATTTCCGATACCAGCGTGGTGATCGCCGTTCCCAAAGGGAACCCCGGCAACATCCAGAGCCTGCAGGATCTGACCAAACCGGGATTGAAGATCGCCATGGGACAGCCCGAGCAATGCACGATCGGCGCGATCACCCGCCAACTCCTGGAAGCGCATAACGTTTACGACGAGGTGATGGAGAATGTCGTCACGCAGACAGCGACTTCGGCCTTGCTGGTGCCGACCGTGACCACCCGGTCTGTCGACGCCGCACTAGCTTACGCCACCGACACGTTGCCGGAAGCGAGCAAGATCGACACGATTTTTATCGAGTCCAATGCGGCCAAAGCCGTGCAGCCGTTCGCCATTGCCCGCTCCAGCGAGCAGAAGCAGTTGGCCCGGCGGTTCTACGCGGCGATTGCCGCCGCCCGCGATCCGTTTGAAAGCGCCGGTTTCCACTTCCGCATTCCTGCCGGCAAACTGGAATCGCCTTCCACCACCCCATGA
- a CDS encoding PrsW family intramembrane metalloprotease — protein sequence MLYLGVIVCAALLAAMVYRYDLYDREPVLLLALAFAGGYGLMYSLGFLEDYSLDLLSIGYDDFAGQAMVASTHEEIAKMILVVLIAFIFRRHFNDPMDGLVYGSFVGLGAGLCESVFYLSLVSDPSPFLIGTEAVRLILHLLFGGLTGFGVGAACLQFKAWPAFLIAWVAASMTLHFCWDYWLGIPIANGMEPPVDPRITAVILMLGAIGAFALTIILGSSWSRAKFAPDSQHSVWGWPFC from the coding sequence ATGCTTTACCTTGGTGTGATCGTGTGCGCTGCCCTGCTGGCGGCGATGGTGTACCGCTACGATCTTTATGATCGTGAGCCCGTTTTGCTGCTGGCGCTGGCGTTCGCAGGCGGATATGGGCTCATGTATAGCCTGGGATTCCTCGAAGACTATTCGCTTGATTTGCTCTCCATCGGCTACGATGACTTTGCCGGGCAGGCGATGGTGGCGTCGACCCATGAAGAGATCGCCAAGATGATCCTGGTGGTGCTGATCGCCTTTATTTTTCGGCGCCACTTTAACGACCCGATGGATGGCCTGGTCTATGGCAGCTTTGTCGGACTGGGCGCCGGCCTGTGCGAATCGGTTTTTTACCTGTCGCTTGTCTCCGATCCGAGTCCCTTCCTGATCGGGACGGAAGCCGTCCGGCTCATCCTGCATCTGCTGTTTGGCGGATTAACAGGCTTTGGCGTGGGAGCAGCCTGTCTGCAGTTTAAAGCCTGGCCCGCGTTCCTGATTGCGTGGGTTGCGGCCTCCATGACGCTGCACTTCTGTTGGGATTACTGGCTGGGCATTCCCATTGCCAACGGCATGGAGCCGCCGGTCGATCCCAGGATTACCGCGGTTATCCTGATGCTGGGGGCCATTGGTGCGTTTGCCCTCACCATTATTCTGGGCAGCAGTTGGTCCCGGGCCAAGTTTGCTCCCGACAGCCAGCATTCCGTCTGGGGCTGGCCGTTCTGTTAA
- a CDS encoding Trx7/PDZ domain-containing (seleno)protein: MIRWSSVTTTTSLLACSIFLASLAAGAEAPWKEVLTPEDGEFPLPAPRSEVVWLDNFSTAFRIARAENRPLFITFRCLPCKQCADFDKNVLEGGAEIDPLLRQFVTLRVTDARYIDLRLFPIEGYQDLDLSWWGYLVSPEGRIYAIFGGRDEVSDSTRISIEALSNTMKRVLQHHYHPQRKAWDIDGPLPDFSTAPTPTDSLPGYKSWQSSMTEKQTCIHCHQVSDILRQPAIDAHTFDKKLDTQIWPLPENVGITLDRDDGLKVTQVDAGSPAAKAGVQPGDSLAAAGERRLFGQADFRGVLHRGPKGDGQIPLYWTRGDKLHQGVLEVKGDWRETDLGWRQSISQGNIGCGPGFFPLKANQNLRKTLKIADDKMAIAPFMGEYHQKLPAYKAGLRTTDTVTAVNGQSPPLTGRPFLVWFRMNVDPGDKVTLTAVDRKGTARPVSFVAE, translated from the coding sequence ATGATTCGCTGGTCGTCGGTTACGACAACAACGTCCCTGCTTGCCTGTTCGATTTTTCTGGCGTCGTTAGCTGCCGGGGCGGAGGCGCCCTGGAAAGAAGTGCTCACGCCGGAAGATGGCGAGTTCCCGCTTCCCGCGCCCCGATCTGAAGTTGTGTGGCTGGATAATTTCAGCACGGCATTCCGCATCGCTCGCGCCGAGAATCGCCCGCTCTTCATTACGTTCCGCTGCCTGCCTTGTAAACAATGCGCGGACTTTGACAAGAATGTGCTGGAAGGCGGCGCCGAAATTGACCCGCTGCTGCGACAATTTGTCACCCTGCGTGTCACGGATGCGCGGTATATCGACCTGCGTCTGTTTCCGATCGAAGGCTATCAGGATCTGGATCTGTCCTGGTGGGGCTATCTGGTCTCGCCGGAGGGTCGCATTTACGCGATCTTCGGCGGTCGCGATGAAGTCTCCGACAGCACGCGGATCTCGATCGAGGCATTGTCCAACACCATGAAGCGGGTGCTGCAGCATCACTACCATCCCCAGCGGAAAGCGTGGGACATCGACGGCCCGTTGCCTGACTTCTCCACAGCGCCGACGCCGACCGACTCGCTGCCGGGCTACAAGTCGTGGCAGTCCAGCATGACGGAGAAGCAGACTTGCATCCACTGTCATCAGGTCTCGGATATCCTGCGACAGCCGGCCATCGATGCCCATACGTTCGACAAGAAGCTCGACACGCAAATCTGGCCCCTGCCGGAAAATGTCGGCATCACGCTGGACCGCGACGACGGCCTGAAGGTGACTCAGGTCGATGCGGGCAGCCCTGCGGCAAAAGCTGGAGTTCAACCGGGCGACAGTCTGGCCGCGGCGGGAGAGCGGAGGCTGTTTGGCCAGGCGGACTTCCGCGGCGTGCTGCATCGCGGACCGAAAGGGGACGGCCAGATTCCGCTGTACTGGACACGCGGCGACAAACTGCACCAGGGTGTGCTCGAAGTAAAGGGCGACTGGCGCGAAACCGACCTGGGCTGGCGCCAAAGCATCTCGCAGGGAAACATCGGCTGCGGCCCGGGATTCTTCCCCCTTAAGGCAAATCAGAACCTGAGGAAGACGCTGAAAATCGCCGACGACAAAATGGCCATCGCGCCGTTCATGGGCGAGTACCATCAGAAGTTGCCAGCCTACAAAGCTGGGCTGCGCACAACGGACACTGTGACGGCGGTGAACGGCCAAAGCCCGCCGCTGACTGGTCGGCCGTTCCTGGTCTGGTTCCGCATGAACGTGGACCCAGGCGACAAGGTCACGCTGACGGCCGTCGATCGAAAAGGAACTGCTCGGCCCGTTTCCTTCGTCGCGGAGTAA
- a CDS encoding HpcH/HpaI aldolase family protein, giving the protein MIPSFKELLASDELIRVFALARIPHPIIVEHYALIGGYHGFWIDQEHGGTTTQETIVLSMAARANGMDSFVRVAPEGYWAVSHALESGAGGVMGAQIQSAEHAEEFVSWTKFAPRGKRGFNTSGRDAQYTHKPAAQFAVDANRDSFVSIQIETLGSLNEVDAIAAIDGVDLLFVGPADMSQSLGCVGQYEHAKVWEAIDAVAAACHKHGKHWGTLPASAEFAQKSLDRGCRMLTLGNEMLAMRRGLQAVKDTFAQCF; this is encoded by the coding sequence ATGATCCCTTCATTTAAAGAACTCCTGGCCAGCGACGAACTGATCCGTGTGTTTGCCCTGGCTCGGATCCCGCATCCGATCATCGTAGAACACTACGCGCTGATTGGCGGCTATCACGGTTTCTGGATTGATCAGGAACACGGCGGCACAACCACGCAGGAAACGATCGTGCTTTCAATGGCGGCCCGCGCCAATGGAATGGACAGCTTTGTCCGCGTGGCGCCGGAAGGCTACTGGGCCGTCAGCCATGCTCTGGAAAGCGGAGCCGGCGGCGTAATGGGCGCGCAAATCCAGTCGGCCGAACATGCCGAAGAATTCGTCAGTTGGACGAAGTTCGCCCCCCGCGGAAAACGCGGCTTCAACACCAGCGGACGCGATGCGCAGTACACGCACAAACCGGCGGCGCAGTTTGCCGTCGACGCCAATCGGGATTCGTTCGTCTCGATCCAGATCGAAACGTTAGGCTCCCTGAACGAGGTCGATGCGATCGCCGCGATCGACGGCGTTGATCTGCTTTTTGTCGGACCCGCCGACATGTCGCAGTCGCTGGGATGCGTGGGCCAGTATGAGCACGCCAAAGTCTGGGAGGCGATCGACGCCGTCGCCGCCGCTTGCCACAAACACGGCAAGCACTGGGGCACCCTGCCGGCGAGCGCGGAGTTTGCCCAGAAATCGCTCGACCGCGGCTGTCGCATGCTGACGCTGGGGAACGAAATGCTGGCCATGCGTCGCGGCCTGCAGGCAGTGAAAGACACCTTCGCCCAGTGCTTCTAA
- a CDS encoding S1C family serine protease, with the protein MQRRHSQNRRWAATTIIAIAAVTALGGGHVKGSELRNTPEVKAIKRAAPSVVNIHGRKSIPGDASYGQTETFRQVNGMGTGVVIDGRGYIVTNYHVIEGVSRIQVTFEDDSTVTAELVANDPSTDLAVIKINVDREMPVIAFGTSDDLMVGEKVIALGNAYGYNHTATEGIISQLHRTVQVSDEQTYEDLIQTDASINPGNSGGPLLNIDGEMVGINVAVRVGAQGIGFAIPVNQALDIAARLMSIEKIENLAHGVGGKTTTTPAGVQFLVQVVEAGSPAQQSGLQAGDVITAARGLKIGRPLDFERALLGAHLGEEIELQVKRKQQEIPLNLVIDRTQPAVGATVALRSSSNSNNDTRGWDILGLRLEAIPQRQFQNYGARYRGGLKVVEVRAESPAFQQGIRSGDVLVGMHIWETVTADNVDYILDRPEFDRLQPIKFYILRGGETLYGHMRVASVPRR; encoded by the coding sequence ATGCAACGACGACACTCACAAAATCGCCGCTGGGCAGCAACGACGATAATCGCGATCGCGGCTGTCACGGCATTGGGAGGCGGCCACGTAAAGGGCTCCGAGCTGCGCAATACGCCGGAGGTCAAAGCGATCAAGCGTGCGGCGCCTTCGGTGGTCAACATTCATGGCCGCAAGTCGATCCCCGGCGACGCCAGCTATGGCCAGACCGAAACCTTCCGCCAGGTCAACGGCATGGGCACCGGCGTTGTCATCGACGGCCGCGGCTATATCGTGACGAACTATCATGTGATCGAAGGCGTTTCCCGCATCCAGGTCACCTTTGAAGATGACTCCACGGTGACGGCCGAGCTGGTCGCCAACGATCCTTCGACCGACCTGGCCGTGATCAAAATCAATGTCGACCGGGAGATGCCCGTCATTGCGTTCGGCACTTCCGACGACCTGATGGTGGGTGAGAAAGTCATCGCTCTGGGCAATGCCTATGGCTATAACCATACCGCCACCGAAGGCATCATCAGCCAGCTGCATCGCACGGTCCAGGTCAGCGACGAACAGACCTACGAGGATCTGATTCAGACCGACGCCAGCATCAACCCGGGCAACTCGGGCGGACCGCTGCTGAACATCGACGGTGAAATGGTCGGCATCAATGTGGCCGTGAGGGTCGGAGCCCAGGGCATCGGCTTTGCGATTCCCGTCAACCAGGCGTTGGATATCGCCGCCCGCCTGATGAGCATTGAGAAGATTGAGAACCTGGCCCACGGCGTGGGTGGGAAAACCACCACCACGCCCGCTGGCGTTCAATTCCTGGTGCAGGTTGTCGAAGCCGGCAGCCCCGCCCAGCAAAGCGGACTGCAGGCCGGCGATGTCATCACGGCCGCCCGCGGCCTGAAGATCGGACGCCCTCTCGATTTTGAACGAGCCCTGCTTGGCGCCCATCTGGGGGAAGAGATCGAGCTCCAGGTGAAACGGAAGCAGCAAGAGATTCCGCTGAACCTGGTCATCGACCGCACCCAGCCGGCTGTCGGAGCGACGGTCGCGCTGCGGAGCAGCAGTAACAGCAACAACGACACCCGCGGCTGGGACATTCTGGGCCTGCGACTGGAAGCGATTCCGCAGCGTCAGTTCCAGAATTACGGCGCCCGGTATCGCGGCGGTTTGAAAGTGGTCGAAGTACGGGCGGAGAGCCCGGCCTTCCAGCAGGGAATTCGTTCCGGCGACGTCCTGGTGGGGATGCATATCTGGGAAACGGTGACCGCCGACAACGTTGACTACATTCTCGACCGTCCGGAATTTGACCGCCTGCAGCCGATCAAATTCTATATTCTTCGCGGCGGCGAAACCCTGTACGGGCACATGCGAGTCGCTTCGGTTCCGCGTCGCTAG
- a CDS encoding Gfo/Idh/MocA family oxidoreductase, with protein sequence MASFAAHWTLEQEHLARMRFALLGFDEETTPLLQAILASPQHSLTAVAAVGPAWTSTYPRFPGQHLTWEELLVESDIDAVLVGASFLPEADLCLPQLAASGKPMLIAHPACEAIEALHLDMIQADVRAPLIPFSPGALHPAIARLRDLCQAPDSPLGNVDQIVFERGVPFPGERKESERPADRILRQLTCDALLVHQVIGEIERVSAMGDATSLANLQVTMESPPRLARWSTLPLVKGAVLRLIGSAGSAELRMQNDPSEWELSINSQPAEQFPCYVEPIATLQHFEECVAAAADPASWGKNAWPPLSWSEACVALEVAETTRDSLRRGKAIPMRRHRPSEQDTFKGIMAAGGCGFLMLTLALFMLAMLIDGFHPPFRDHLLWRLWPAYVLAPLLVFLLLQSLQFVFVSPGGENQAIQANLDESPASDK encoded by the coding sequence TTGGCGTCCTTCGCCGCCCACTGGACGCTGGAACAGGAACATCTGGCCCGCATGCGATTTGCTCTGCTCGGTTTCGACGAAGAAACCACGCCGCTTCTGCAGGCCATTCTGGCTTCCCCACAACATAGTCTGACGGCCGTCGCTGCCGTTGGTCCCGCCTGGACCAGCACCTACCCGCGTTTTCCCGGCCAACACCTGACCTGGGAAGAGCTGCTGGTGGAGTCGGACATTGACGCCGTGCTGGTCGGAGCCAGTTTTCTGCCCGAGGCCGACTTATGCCTGCCGCAGCTGGCTGCCAGCGGCAAGCCAATGCTCATCGCCCATCCGGCTTGTGAAGCGATCGAAGCGCTGCACCTGGACATGATCCAGGCCGACGTCCGTGCTCCGCTGATTCCTTTTTCGCCCGGCGCGCTGCATCCGGCGATTGCCCGACTGCGCGACTTGTGCCAGGCGCCTGACTCGCCGCTGGGGAACGTCGATCAGATTGTTTTTGAACGGGGCGTCCCATTCCCCGGAGAACGGAAGGAATCCGAGCGTCCTGCCGACAGAATCCTGCGCCAGTTGACCTGCGACGCACTGCTTGTGCATCAGGTGATCGGCGAGATCGAACGGGTCAGCGCGATGGGCGACGCGACCTCGCTCGCCAATCTGCAGGTCACCATGGAATCGCCGCCGCGGCTGGCCCGTTGGTCGACCCTGCCGCTGGTCAAAGGTGCGGTGCTGCGACTGATCGGGAGCGCGGGGTCGGCCGAATTGCGGATGCAGAATGATCCGTCCGAGTGGGAGCTTTCTATCAACAGTCAGCCGGCGGAGCAGTTTCCCTGTTATGTGGAGCCGATCGCCACCCTCCAGCATTTTGAAGAATGTGTCGCGGCCGCGGCCGACCCAGCCAGCTGGGGGAAAAATGCCTGGCCGCCGCTGAGCTGGTCGGAGGCCTGTGTGGCGCTCGAAGTTGCGGAAACCACGCGCGACAGTTTGCGCCGTGGAAAAGCGATTCCCATGCGGCGCCATCGTCCGTCGGAACAGGACACGTTCAAAGGGATCATGGCGGCCGGCGGCTGCGGTTTCCTGATGCTGACGCTAGCGTTATTCATGCTGGCGATGCTGATCGATGGTTTTCATCCGCCGTTTCGCGACCACCTGCTGTGGCGCCTTTGGCCGGCCTATGTGCTGGCGCCTTTACTCGTTTTTCTACTGCTGCAGTCACTTCAGTTTGTCTTTGTATCGCCCGGCGGGGAAAATCAGGCAATCCAGGCGAATCTGGACGAATCTCCGGCTTCCGACAAATAG
- a CDS encoding glutathione peroxidase, whose translation MKWMLPAACLLCCALLSPAFAADEAPAALSFKVKSLDGKEVDLSQFKGKVLLVVNVASRCGLTPHYEGLQALYEESKDDGLVVLGFPCNQFGKQEPGTSADIATFCSDNYSVTFPMFEKIDVNGENAAPFYQHLTSLKTPPKGDGKVAWNFEKFVIDRNGEVIARFEPRTKPSDPLLLKTLAAALAEKAGE comes from the coding sequence ATGAAGTGGATGCTTCCTGCCGCCTGCCTGCTTTGCTGCGCGCTGTTGTCGCCGGCTTTCGCCGCCGACGAGGCGCCCGCCGCGCTGAGCTTCAAAGTCAAGTCGCTCGACGGCAAAGAGGTGGATCTGTCGCAGTTCAAAGGAAAAGTGCTGCTGGTGGTGAACGTCGCCAGCCGTTGCGGCCTGACTCCCCATTATGAAGGTCTCCAGGCCCTGTACGAAGAAAGCAAAGACGACGGCCTGGTGGTTCTGGGTTTCCCCTGCAACCAGTTCGGCAAGCAGGAACCCGGCACGTCCGCCGACATCGCCACCTTCTGCAGCGACAATTACTCGGTCACCTTTCCGATGTTTGAAAAGATCGACGTCAACGGCGAAAACGCCGCGCCGTTCTACCAGCACCTGACTTCGCTCAAAACGCCCCCCAAAGGCGACGGCAAAGTGGCCTGGAACTTCGAGAAGTTCGTGATCGACCGGAACGGCGAAGTGATCGCCCGCTTTGAGCCCCGCACCAAACCGTCGGATCCGCTGCTGCTCAAAACGCTGGCCGCCGCCCTGGCTGAAAAAGCAGGCGAGTAA